A stretch of the Ptiloglossa arizonensis isolate GNS036 chromosome 1, iyPtiAriz1_principal, whole genome shotgun sequence genome encodes the following:
- the LOC143145639 gene encoding coronin-7-like isoform X1 produces MDNSKVDDENQRNVNDGDWICPDSQCANVNFAKRNSCNRCGKDRGECPKKKKLGQEIGKAAAEKSRGLFGADDWKCSNCGTVIWACIYCRHCYMCNTSEVGEFGKCIERPIFMLCQKMMDPHLEEEERGNANRNSIVERRRLYESRSESVTDENLAEKAMGSPIMLRRRAIPMIRQQSMDSHLEKIDSVTPTAKRTSTVFGRVSKFRHLKSTPGHKSTHIEIIWDIKLPRYEECDGFHANPLCVAVPLSGPDGKIAVVGLKKTGRIRGLMPTVVNDSAVMDFQWNPFDNQQLAVACADGMIRLWVVRESGLSEPINQPKHTINAHTDKIYLIKFHPLASDILASASYDMTVKIWDLTPLRSGEAAVAKITLTGHTDQIFSLAWSPCGQYLASACKDRKLRIYKPRCSDVPVKSGKGPAGTRGARVVWALKGQFLVVMGFDKEYERQIYVFKTDNLNNPLTTVGLDVSPAILIPYYDEDSSTLFLTGRGDSTIYAFEVTEEAPYCCPLSHHRCSSFHHGLSFLPKNKCDVASVEFASALRLTDHGIEPLSFTVPRIKSGLFQDDLFPPTKVTWKPTMTATEWFYGANKQAHRISLKPPGMYNLTENQGQEVVTVPIVAKQSFSRFGWNPDVKAKQEKIQKIMSYFVGDVIKCSLEQDHMEGVEEHEWDE; encoded by the exons ATGGATAATAGTAAAGTAGACGATGAAAATCAACGTAATGTTAATGACGGGGATTGGATATGCCCTGATTCTCA ATGTGCTAATGTAAATTTTGCAAAACGAAACTCTTGTAATCGATGTGGAAAAG ACAGAGGAGAATGCCCTAAGAAAAAAAAGTTAGGACAAGAAATTGGAAAAGCAGCTGCAGAGAAAAGCAGGGGATTGTTTGG TGCTGATGATTGGAAATGTAGCAATTGTGGAACTGTGATTTGGGCTTGTATATATTGTAGACATTGCTACATGTGTAATACATCAGAGGTTGGAGAATTTGGGAAATGTATAGAAAGACCCATTTTCATGTTGTGTCAGAAGATGATGGACCCACATTTGGAAGAAGAAGAACGCGGTAATGCAAACAGAAATTCAATTGTGGAGAGACGACGTCTTTATGAAAGCCGTTCTGAATCTGTAACTGATGAAAATCTAGCAGAAAAGGCCATGGGATCACCAATAATGTTGAGACGAAGAGCCATTCCCATGATACGTCAGCAGAGCATGGACTCACATTTGGAAAAAATAGATAGTGTAACACCAACTGCTAAAAGGACATCAACTGTATTCG GTAGAGTATCAAAGTTCAGACATTTGAAAAGTACACCTGGTCATAAATCTACTCACATTGAGATTATATGGGATATCAAACTACCTAGATATGAGGAATGTGATGGTTTCCATG CTAATCCTCTCTGTGTCGCTGTACCACTAAGCGGACCAGATGGAAAAATAGCAGTTGTAGGACTAAAAAAGACTGGACGAATACGTGGTTTAATGCCAACAGTAGTTAATGACTCTGCTGTAATGGATTTCCAATGGAATCCATTTGACAATCAACAATTGGCAGTtg ctTGTGCCGATGGAATGATCCGGTTATGGGTGGTACGAGAGTCTGGTTTATCAGAACCAATAAATCAACCAAAGCACACTATAAACGCTCATACtgacaaaatatatttaattaaatttcatcctttggccTCGGACATTCTAGCATCGGCTTCTTACGATATGACAGTAAAAATTTGGGATCTTACGCCTCTACGGTCCGGTGAGGCTGCAGTTGCAAAAATAACATTAACGGGACATACTGATCAGATCTTTAGCCTAGCATGGTCACCTTGTGGTCAGTATCTTGCGAGCGCGTGTAAAGACAGAAAGTTGCGAATTTACAAACCAAGATGCAGTGATGTGCCAGTAAAATCTGGAAAAGGACCTGCCGGTACGAGAGGTGCACGAGTTGTTTGGGCGTTAAAAGGACAATTTCTCGTTGTGATGGGATTCGACAA GGAATATGAGAGACAGATATATGTTTTTAAAACAGACAATCTTAATAATCCTTTAACTACAGTCGGATTAGATGTGTCACCTGCAATTTTGATACCATATTATGATGAGGATAGCTCGACCCTTTTCTTAACAGGACGT gGCGATTCTACAATATATGCttttgaagtaacggaagaaGCTCCCTACTGCTGTCCACTCAGTCATCATCGATGTAGTAGTTTTCATCATGGTTTATCATTTCTTCCCAAAAACAAGTGTGATGTTGCTAGCGTCGAGTTTGCATCAGCTTTAAGATTAACAGACCATGGAATAGAACCATTAAGTTTTACTGTTCCGCGTATAAAG AGTGGACTTTTCCAAGACGATTTGTTTCCACCAACAAAAGTTACATGGAAACCAACTATGACTGCTACCGAATGGTTCTATGGAGCCAACAAACAAGCCCACAGAATAAGCCTAAAGCCACCTGGCATGTACAACT TAACTGAAAATCAAGGCCAAGAAGTAGTCACTGTACCAATTGTAGCAAAACAATCTTTCAGTAGATTCGGATGGAATCCTGATGTGAAAGCTAAACAAGAAAAG ATTCAAAAAATTATGAGCTACTTTGTGGGAGATGTAATAAAATGCTCATTGGAACAGGATCACATGGAAGGTGTGGAGGAGCACGAATGG GATGAGTGA
- the LOC143145639 gene encoding coronin-7-like isoform X2: protein MKINVMLMTGIGYALILNRGECPKKKKLGQEIGKAAAEKSRGLFGADDWKCSNCGTVIWACIYCRHCYMCNTSEVGEFGKCIERPIFMLCQKMMDPHLEEEERGNANRNSIVERRRLYESRSESVTDENLAEKAMGSPIMLRRRAIPMIRQQSMDSHLEKIDSVTPTAKRTSTVFGRVSKFRHLKSTPGHKSTHIEIIWDIKLPRYEECDGFHANPLCVAVPLSGPDGKIAVVGLKKTGRIRGLMPTVVNDSAVMDFQWNPFDNQQLAVACADGMIRLWVVRESGLSEPINQPKHTINAHTDKIYLIKFHPLASDILASASYDMTVKIWDLTPLRSGEAAVAKITLTGHTDQIFSLAWSPCGQYLASACKDRKLRIYKPRCSDVPVKSGKGPAGTRGARVVWALKGQFLVVMGFDKEYERQIYVFKTDNLNNPLTTVGLDVSPAILIPYYDEDSSTLFLTGRGDSTIYAFEVTEEAPYCCPLSHHRCSSFHHGLSFLPKNKCDVASVEFASALRLTDHGIEPLSFTVPRIKSGLFQDDLFPPTKVTWKPTMTATEWFYGANKQAHRISLKPPGMYNLTENQGQEVVTVPIVAKQSFSRFGWNPDVKAKQEKIQKIMSYFVGDVIKCSLEQDHMEGVEEHEWDE from the exons ATGAAAATCAACGTAATGTTAATGACGGGGATTGGATATGCCCTGATTCTCA ACAGAGGAGAATGCCCTAAGAAAAAAAAGTTAGGACAAGAAATTGGAAAAGCAGCTGCAGAGAAAAGCAGGGGATTGTTTGG TGCTGATGATTGGAAATGTAGCAATTGTGGAACTGTGATTTGGGCTTGTATATATTGTAGACATTGCTACATGTGTAATACATCAGAGGTTGGAGAATTTGGGAAATGTATAGAAAGACCCATTTTCATGTTGTGTCAGAAGATGATGGACCCACATTTGGAAGAAGAAGAACGCGGTAATGCAAACAGAAATTCAATTGTGGAGAGACGACGTCTTTATGAAAGCCGTTCTGAATCTGTAACTGATGAAAATCTAGCAGAAAAGGCCATGGGATCACCAATAATGTTGAGACGAAGAGCCATTCCCATGATACGTCAGCAGAGCATGGACTCACATTTGGAAAAAATAGATAGTGTAACACCAACTGCTAAAAGGACATCAACTGTATTCG GTAGAGTATCAAAGTTCAGACATTTGAAAAGTACACCTGGTCATAAATCTACTCACATTGAGATTATATGGGATATCAAACTACCTAGATATGAGGAATGTGATGGTTTCCATG CTAATCCTCTCTGTGTCGCTGTACCACTAAGCGGACCAGATGGAAAAATAGCAGTTGTAGGACTAAAAAAGACTGGACGAATACGTGGTTTAATGCCAACAGTAGTTAATGACTCTGCTGTAATGGATTTCCAATGGAATCCATTTGACAATCAACAATTGGCAGTtg ctTGTGCCGATGGAATGATCCGGTTATGGGTGGTACGAGAGTCTGGTTTATCAGAACCAATAAATCAACCAAAGCACACTATAAACGCTCATACtgacaaaatatatttaattaaatttcatcctttggccTCGGACATTCTAGCATCGGCTTCTTACGATATGACAGTAAAAATTTGGGATCTTACGCCTCTACGGTCCGGTGAGGCTGCAGTTGCAAAAATAACATTAACGGGACATACTGATCAGATCTTTAGCCTAGCATGGTCACCTTGTGGTCAGTATCTTGCGAGCGCGTGTAAAGACAGAAAGTTGCGAATTTACAAACCAAGATGCAGTGATGTGCCAGTAAAATCTGGAAAAGGACCTGCCGGTACGAGAGGTGCACGAGTTGTTTGGGCGTTAAAAGGACAATTTCTCGTTGTGATGGGATTCGACAA GGAATATGAGAGACAGATATATGTTTTTAAAACAGACAATCTTAATAATCCTTTAACTACAGTCGGATTAGATGTGTCACCTGCAATTTTGATACCATATTATGATGAGGATAGCTCGACCCTTTTCTTAACAGGACGT gGCGATTCTACAATATATGCttttgaagtaacggaagaaGCTCCCTACTGCTGTCCACTCAGTCATCATCGATGTAGTAGTTTTCATCATGGTTTATCATTTCTTCCCAAAAACAAGTGTGATGTTGCTAGCGTCGAGTTTGCATCAGCTTTAAGATTAACAGACCATGGAATAGAACCATTAAGTTTTACTGTTCCGCGTATAAAG AGTGGACTTTTCCAAGACGATTTGTTTCCACCAACAAAAGTTACATGGAAACCAACTATGACTGCTACCGAATGGTTCTATGGAGCCAACAAACAAGCCCACAGAATAAGCCTAAAGCCACCTGGCATGTACAACT TAACTGAAAATCAAGGCCAAGAAGTAGTCACTGTACCAATTGTAGCAAAACAATCTTTCAGTAGATTCGGATGGAATCCTGATGTGAAAGCTAAACAAGAAAAG ATTCAAAAAATTATGAGCTACTTTGTGGGAGATGTAATAAAATGCTCATTGGAACAGGATCACATGGAAGGTGTGGAGGAGCACGAATGG GATGAGTGA
- the LOC143145639 gene encoding coronin-7-like isoform X3 produces the protein MDNSKVDDENQRNVNDGDWICPDSQCANVNFAKRNSCNRCGKDRGECPKKKKLGQEIGKAAAEKSRGLFGADDWKCSNCGTVIWACIYCRHCYMCNTSEVGEFGKCIERPIFMLCQKMMDPHLEEEEREKAMGSPIMLRRRAIPMIRQQSMDSHLEKIDSVTPTAKRTSTVFGRVSKFRHLKSTPGHKSTHIEIIWDIKLPRYEECDGFHANPLCVAVPLSGPDGKIAVVGLKKTGRIRGLMPTVVNDSAVMDFQWNPFDNQQLAVACADGMIRLWVVRESGLSEPINQPKHTINAHTDKIYLIKFHPLASDILASASYDMTVKIWDLTPLRSGEAAVAKITLTGHTDQIFSLAWSPCGQYLASACKDRKLRIYKPRCSDVPVKSGKGPAGTRGARVVWALKGQFLVVMGFDKEYERQIYVFKTDNLNNPLTTVGLDVSPAILIPYYDEDSSTLFLTGRGDSTIYAFEVTEEAPYCCPLSHHRCSSFHHGLSFLPKNKCDVASVEFASALRLTDHGIEPLSFTVPRIKSGLFQDDLFPPTKVTWKPTMTATEWFYGANKQAHRISLKPPGMYNLTENQGQEVVTVPIVAKQSFSRFGWNPDVKAKQEKIQKIMSYFVGDVIKCSLEQDHMEGVEEHEWDE, from the exons ATGGATAATAGTAAAGTAGACGATGAAAATCAACGTAATGTTAATGACGGGGATTGGATATGCCCTGATTCTCA ATGTGCTAATGTAAATTTTGCAAAACGAAACTCTTGTAATCGATGTGGAAAAG ACAGAGGAGAATGCCCTAAGAAAAAAAAGTTAGGACAAGAAATTGGAAAAGCAGCTGCAGAGAAAAGCAGGGGATTGTTTGG TGCTGATGATTGGAAATGTAGCAATTGTGGAACTGTGATTTGGGCTTGTATATATTGTAGACATTGCTACATGTGTAATACATCAGAGGTTGGAGAATTTGGGAAATGTATAGAAAGACCCATTTTCATGTTGTGTCAGAAGATGATGGACCCACATTTGGAAGAAGAAGAACGCG AAAAGGCCATGGGATCACCAATAATGTTGAGACGAAGAGCCATTCCCATGATACGTCAGCAGAGCATGGACTCACATTTGGAAAAAATAGATAGTGTAACACCAACTGCTAAAAGGACATCAACTGTATTCG GTAGAGTATCAAAGTTCAGACATTTGAAAAGTACACCTGGTCATAAATCTACTCACATTGAGATTATATGGGATATCAAACTACCTAGATATGAGGAATGTGATGGTTTCCATG CTAATCCTCTCTGTGTCGCTGTACCACTAAGCGGACCAGATGGAAAAATAGCAGTTGTAGGACTAAAAAAGACTGGACGAATACGTGGTTTAATGCCAACAGTAGTTAATGACTCTGCTGTAATGGATTTCCAATGGAATCCATTTGACAATCAACAATTGGCAGTtg ctTGTGCCGATGGAATGATCCGGTTATGGGTGGTACGAGAGTCTGGTTTATCAGAACCAATAAATCAACCAAAGCACACTATAAACGCTCATACtgacaaaatatatttaattaaatttcatcctttggccTCGGACATTCTAGCATCGGCTTCTTACGATATGACAGTAAAAATTTGGGATCTTACGCCTCTACGGTCCGGTGAGGCTGCAGTTGCAAAAATAACATTAACGGGACATACTGATCAGATCTTTAGCCTAGCATGGTCACCTTGTGGTCAGTATCTTGCGAGCGCGTGTAAAGACAGAAAGTTGCGAATTTACAAACCAAGATGCAGTGATGTGCCAGTAAAATCTGGAAAAGGACCTGCCGGTACGAGAGGTGCACGAGTTGTTTGGGCGTTAAAAGGACAATTTCTCGTTGTGATGGGATTCGACAA GGAATATGAGAGACAGATATATGTTTTTAAAACAGACAATCTTAATAATCCTTTAACTACAGTCGGATTAGATGTGTCACCTGCAATTTTGATACCATATTATGATGAGGATAGCTCGACCCTTTTCTTAACAGGACGT gGCGATTCTACAATATATGCttttgaagtaacggaagaaGCTCCCTACTGCTGTCCACTCAGTCATCATCGATGTAGTAGTTTTCATCATGGTTTATCATTTCTTCCCAAAAACAAGTGTGATGTTGCTAGCGTCGAGTTTGCATCAGCTTTAAGATTAACAGACCATGGAATAGAACCATTAAGTTTTACTGTTCCGCGTATAAAG AGTGGACTTTTCCAAGACGATTTGTTTCCACCAACAAAAGTTACATGGAAACCAACTATGACTGCTACCGAATGGTTCTATGGAGCCAACAAACAAGCCCACAGAATAAGCCTAAAGCCACCTGGCATGTACAACT TAACTGAAAATCAAGGCCAAGAAGTAGTCACTGTACCAATTGTAGCAAAACAATCTTTCAGTAGATTCGGATGGAATCCTGATGTGAAAGCTAAACAAGAAAAG ATTCAAAAAATTATGAGCTACTTTGTGGGAGATGTAATAAAATGCTCATTGGAACAGGATCACATGGAAGGTGTGGAGGAGCACGAATGG GATGAGTGA
- the LOC143145639 gene encoding coronin-7-like isoform X4: MDNSKVDDENQRNVNDGDWICPDSQCANVNFAKRNSCNRCGKDRGECPKKKKLGQEIGKAAAEKSRGLFGADDWKCSNCGTVIWACIYCRHCYMCNTSEVGEFGKCIERPIFMLCQKMMDPHLEEEERGNANRNSIVERRRLYESRSESVTDENLAEKAMGSPIMLRRRAIPMIRQQSMDSHLEKIDSVTPTAKRTSTVFANPLCVAVPLSGPDGKIAVVGLKKTGRIRGLMPTVVNDSAVMDFQWNPFDNQQLAVACADGMIRLWVVRESGLSEPINQPKHTINAHTDKIYLIKFHPLASDILASASYDMTVKIWDLTPLRSGEAAVAKITLTGHTDQIFSLAWSPCGQYLASACKDRKLRIYKPRCSDVPVKSGKGPAGTRGARVVWALKGQFLVVMGFDKEYERQIYVFKTDNLNNPLTTVGLDVSPAILIPYYDEDSSTLFLTGRGDSTIYAFEVTEEAPYCCPLSHHRCSSFHHGLSFLPKNKCDVASVEFASALRLTDHGIEPLSFTVPRIKSGLFQDDLFPPTKVTWKPTMTATEWFYGANKQAHRISLKPPGMYNLTENQGQEVVTVPIVAKQSFSRFGWNPDVKAKQEKIQKIMSYFVGDVIKCSLEQDHMEGVEEHEWDE; the protein is encoded by the exons ATGGATAATAGTAAAGTAGACGATGAAAATCAACGTAATGTTAATGACGGGGATTGGATATGCCCTGATTCTCA ATGTGCTAATGTAAATTTTGCAAAACGAAACTCTTGTAATCGATGTGGAAAAG ACAGAGGAGAATGCCCTAAGAAAAAAAAGTTAGGACAAGAAATTGGAAAAGCAGCTGCAGAGAAAAGCAGGGGATTGTTTGG TGCTGATGATTGGAAATGTAGCAATTGTGGAACTGTGATTTGGGCTTGTATATATTGTAGACATTGCTACATGTGTAATACATCAGAGGTTGGAGAATTTGGGAAATGTATAGAAAGACCCATTTTCATGTTGTGTCAGAAGATGATGGACCCACATTTGGAAGAAGAAGAACGCGGTAATGCAAACAGAAATTCAATTGTGGAGAGACGACGTCTTTATGAAAGCCGTTCTGAATCTGTAACTGATGAAAATCTAGCAGAAAAGGCCATGGGATCACCAATAATGTTGAGACGAAGAGCCATTCCCATGATACGTCAGCAGAGCATGGACTCACATTTGGAAAAAATAGATAGTGTAACACCAACTGCTAAAAGGACATCAACTGTATTCG CTAATCCTCTCTGTGTCGCTGTACCACTAAGCGGACCAGATGGAAAAATAGCAGTTGTAGGACTAAAAAAGACTGGACGAATACGTGGTTTAATGCCAACAGTAGTTAATGACTCTGCTGTAATGGATTTCCAATGGAATCCATTTGACAATCAACAATTGGCAGTtg ctTGTGCCGATGGAATGATCCGGTTATGGGTGGTACGAGAGTCTGGTTTATCAGAACCAATAAATCAACCAAAGCACACTATAAACGCTCATACtgacaaaatatatttaattaaatttcatcctttggccTCGGACATTCTAGCATCGGCTTCTTACGATATGACAGTAAAAATTTGGGATCTTACGCCTCTACGGTCCGGTGAGGCTGCAGTTGCAAAAATAACATTAACGGGACATACTGATCAGATCTTTAGCCTAGCATGGTCACCTTGTGGTCAGTATCTTGCGAGCGCGTGTAAAGACAGAAAGTTGCGAATTTACAAACCAAGATGCAGTGATGTGCCAGTAAAATCTGGAAAAGGACCTGCCGGTACGAGAGGTGCACGAGTTGTTTGGGCGTTAAAAGGACAATTTCTCGTTGTGATGGGATTCGACAA GGAATATGAGAGACAGATATATGTTTTTAAAACAGACAATCTTAATAATCCTTTAACTACAGTCGGATTAGATGTGTCACCTGCAATTTTGATACCATATTATGATGAGGATAGCTCGACCCTTTTCTTAACAGGACGT gGCGATTCTACAATATATGCttttgaagtaacggaagaaGCTCCCTACTGCTGTCCACTCAGTCATCATCGATGTAGTAGTTTTCATCATGGTTTATCATTTCTTCCCAAAAACAAGTGTGATGTTGCTAGCGTCGAGTTTGCATCAGCTTTAAGATTAACAGACCATGGAATAGAACCATTAAGTTTTACTGTTCCGCGTATAAAG AGTGGACTTTTCCAAGACGATTTGTTTCCACCAACAAAAGTTACATGGAAACCAACTATGACTGCTACCGAATGGTTCTATGGAGCCAACAAACAAGCCCACAGAATAAGCCTAAAGCCACCTGGCATGTACAACT TAACTGAAAATCAAGGCCAAGAAGTAGTCACTGTACCAATTGTAGCAAAACAATCTTTCAGTAGATTCGGATGGAATCCTGATGTGAAAGCTAAACAAGAAAAG ATTCAAAAAATTATGAGCTACTTTGTGGGAGATGTAATAAAATGCTCATTGGAACAGGATCACATGGAAGGTGTGGAGGAGCACGAATGG GATGAGTGA
- the LOC143145639 gene encoding coronin-7-like isoform X5 yields MCNTSEVGEFGKCIERPIFMLCQKMMDPHLEEEERGNANRNSIVERRRLYESRSESVTDENLAEKAMGSPIMLRRRAIPMIRQQSMDSHLEKIDSVTPTAKRTSTVFGRVSKFRHLKSTPGHKSTHIEIIWDIKLPRYEECDGFHANPLCVAVPLSGPDGKIAVVGLKKTGRIRGLMPTVVNDSAVMDFQWNPFDNQQLAVACADGMIRLWVVRESGLSEPINQPKHTINAHTDKIYLIKFHPLASDILASASYDMTVKIWDLTPLRSGEAAVAKITLTGHTDQIFSLAWSPCGQYLASACKDRKLRIYKPRCSDVPVKSGKGPAGTRGARVVWALKGQFLVVMGFDKEYERQIYVFKTDNLNNPLTTVGLDVSPAILIPYYDEDSSTLFLTGRGDSTIYAFEVTEEAPYCCPLSHHRCSSFHHGLSFLPKNKCDVASVEFASALRLTDHGIEPLSFTVPRIKSGLFQDDLFPPTKVTWKPTMTATEWFYGANKQAHRISLKPPGMYNLTENQGQEVVTVPIVAKQSFSRFGWNPDVKAKQEKIQKIMSYFVGDVIKCSLEQDHMEGVEEHEWDE; encoded by the exons ATGTGTAATACATCAGAGGTTGGAGAATTTGGGAAATGTATAGAAAGACCCATTTTCATGTTGTGTCAGAAGATGATGGACCCACATTTGGAAGAAGAAGAACGCGGTAATGCAAACAGAAATTCAATTGTGGAGAGACGACGTCTTTATGAAAGCCGTTCTGAATCTGTAACTGATGAAAATCTAGCAGAAAAGGCCATGGGATCACCAATAATGTTGAGACGAAGAGCCATTCCCATGATACGTCAGCAGAGCATGGACTCACATTTGGAAAAAATAGATAGTGTAACACCAACTGCTAAAAGGACATCAACTGTATTCG GTAGAGTATCAAAGTTCAGACATTTGAAAAGTACACCTGGTCATAAATCTACTCACATTGAGATTATATGGGATATCAAACTACCTAGATATGAGGAATGTGATGGTTTCCATG CTAATCCTCTCTGTGTCGCTGTACCACTAAGCGGACCAGATGGAAAAATAGCAGTTGTAGGACTAAAAAAGACTGGACGAATACGTGGTTTAATGCCAACAGTAGTTAATGACTCTGCTGTAATGGATTTCCAATGGAATCCATTTGACAATCAACAATTGGCAGTtg ctTGTGCCGATGGAATGATCCGGTTATGGGTGGTACGAGAGTCTGGTTTATCAGAACCAATAAATCAACCAAAGCACACTATAAACGCTCATACtgacaaaatatatttaattaaatttcatcctttggccTCGGACATTCTAGCATCGGCTTCTTACGATATGACAGTAAAAATTTGGGATCTTACGCCTCTACGGTCCGGTGAGGCTGCAGTTGCAAAAATAACATTAACGGGACATACTGATCAGATCTTTAGCCTAGCATGGTCACCTTGTGGTCAGTATCTTGCGAGCGCGTGTAAAGACAGAAAGTTGCGAATTTACAAACCAAGATGCAGTGATGTGCCAGTAAAATCTGGAAAAGGACCTGCCGGTACGAGAGGTGCACGAGTTGTTTGGGCGTTAAAAGGACAATTTCTCGTTGTGATGGGATTCGACAA GGAATATGAGAGACAGATATATGTTTTTAAAACAGACAATCTTAATAATCCTTTAACTACAGTCGGATTAGATGTGTCACCTGCAATTTTGATACCATATTATGATGAGGATAGCTCGACCCTTTTCTTAACAGGACGT gGCGATTCTACAATATATGCttttgaagtaacggaagaaGCTCCCTACTGCTGTCCACTCAGTCATCATCGATGTAGTAGTTTTCATCATGGTTTATCATTTCTTCCCAAAAACAAGTGTGATGTTGCTAGCGTCGAGTTTGCATCAGCTTTAAGATTAACAGACCATGGAATAGAACCATTAAGTTTTACTGTTCCGCGTATAAAG AGTGGACTTTTCCAAGACGATTTGTTTCCACCAACAAAAGTTACATGGAAACCAACTATGACTGCTACCGAATGGTTCTATGGAGCCAACAAACAAGCCCACAGAATAAGCCTAAAGCCACCTGGCATGTACAACT TAACTGAAAATCAAGGCCAAGAAGTAGTCACTGTACCAATTGTAGCAAAACAATCTTTCAGTAGATTCGGATGGAATCCTGATGTGAAAGCTAAACAAGAAAAG ATTCAAAAAATTATGAGCTACTTTGTGGGAGATGTAATAAAATGCTCATTGGAACAGGATCACATGGAAGGTGTGGAGGAGCACGAATGG GATGAGTGA